Proteins encoded together in one Corynebacterium liangguodongii window:
- the pyrR gene encoding bifunctional pyr operon transcriptional regulator/uracil phosphoribosyltransferase PyrR, producing the protein MSTRESRESVQLLSAPDVSRTIARIAHQIIEKNAVGSEAAPRVILLGIPSGGVPLARRIAAAIEEFSGTHIPVGSLDVTLYRDDLRHRPHRAIRPTSIPEDIDGCVVVLVDDVLFSGRTIRAALDAIADIGRPAAIQLAVLVDRGHRELPIRADYVGKNIPTSRSEGVAVTLTPIDAADAVTLLKEGR; encoded by the coding sequence GTGAGCACGAGAGAGTCGCGCGAGTCGGTGCAGCTGTTAAGCGCGCCCGACGTCTCGCGCACGATCGCACGCATCGCGCACCAGATCATAGAGAAAAACGCCGTCGGCTCCGAGGCCGCGCCCAGGGTGATCCTCTTGGGAATTCCCTCCGGTGGCGTGCCGCTCGCGCGCCGCATCGCGGCGGCCATCGAGGAGTTCTCCGGCACCCACATCCCCGTCGGCAGCCTCGATGTGACCTTGTACCGCGACGACCTGCGCCACCGCCCCCACAGGGCGATTCGCCCCACGTCCATCCCCGAGGACATCGACGGCTGCGTCGTCGTGTTAGTCGACGACGTCTTGTTCTCCGGGCGCACCATCCGCGCCGCACTCGATGCCATCGCCGATATCGGCCGACCGGCCGCGATCCAGCTCGCGGTGCTCGTCGATCGGGGCCACCGCGAGCTGCCGATCCGCGCGGATTATGTGGGCAAGAACATTCCGACGTCGAGAAGCGAAGGCGTAGCGGTCACGCTCACCCCGATCGACGCTGCCGACGCCGTAACCCTGCTCAAGGAGGGACGATGA
- a CDS encoding TIGR01777 family oxidoreductase yields the protein MSFSASHVVPAPRDEVWRWHSRPGAVVRLTPPFLPMRPVIQAADLCSGTTEFALPAGLRWVARHDTEGFVDGTQFRDRAANAPFRAATGWVHTHRFEEVSPDSTRVSDHVENRVPGAFLHRAFAYRQRQLIEDLRFLSTLPDSPRLTVAVTGARGLVGTALSAQLTTAGHRVIELSHGTARPGARRWDVDNPAADLLRGVDAVVHLAGEPIGGRFTAAKKRRIAGSRVEPTRRLARLAAESGVKAFVSASAIGFYGTDAATPARTESAPRGEGFLAQVCEEWEAASRVDGLRTVNVRTGLVLSGAGGLLPLLRRSAGLDLGARLGDGSTWMSWISLDDLTDIYVRALVDASFTGPLNATAPHPVTSAEFSAALTRLLHRPDVLSVPAFGPAALLGREGAAELAFASQNVVPDELGARGVRFRYPALESALAHELGRERLVDPSRVAP from the coding sequence ATGAGCTTTTCCGCTTCCCATGTCGTCCCCGCGCCCCGCGATGAGGTATGGCGCTGGCACTCCCGCCCCGGTGCCGTCGTCCGTCTGACCCCGCCGTTTCTGCCCATGAGGCCCGTTATCCAGGCCGCCGACCTTTGCAGCGGCACGACCGAGTTCGCCCTCCCCGCCGGGCTGCGCTGGGTGGCCCGGCACGATACGGAAGGCTTCGTCGACGGCACGCAATTTAGAGACCGCGCGGCCAATGCGCCGTTCCGCGCGGCCACGGGCTGGGTGCACACCCACCGATTCGAGGAGGTAAGCCCGGACTCCACGCGGGTAAGCGACCACGTGGAGAACCGGGTGCCGGGCGCTTTCCTTCACCGAGCGTTCGCCTACCGCCAGCGCCAGCTCATCGAGGATTTGCGTTTCCTCTCCACGCTGCCCGACTCTCCTCGCCTCACCGTCGCTGTCACAGGTGCCCGCGGGCTGGTTGGCACCGCGCTTAGCGCCCAGCTCACCACGGCCGGGCACCGCGTCATCGAGCTTTCCCACGGCACCGCGCGGCCGGGCGCTAGGCGCTGGGACGTGGACAACCCAGCGGCTGATCTCTTGCGCGGCGTCGACGCCGTGGTCCACCTCGCCGGCGAGCCCATCGGCGGGCGGTTCACCGCCGCAAAGAAGCGCCGCATCGCGGGCTCCCGGGTCGAGCCGACCCGCCGACTTGCCCGGCTCGCCGCCGAGAGCGGGGTGAAGGCTTTCGTTTCCGCCTCGGCGATCGGGTTCTACGGAACCGACGCCGCCACGCCCGCGCGCACCGAGTCCGCCCCGCGCGGCGAGGGCTTCTTGGCGCAGGTCTGCGAGGAGTGGGAGGCGGCCAGCAGGGTCGATGGGCTGCGCACCGTCAACGTGCGCACCGGCCTCGTGCTCTCCGGCGCCGGCGGCCTTCTGCCCCTCCTGCGCCGCTCCGCCGGCCTGGACCTCGGCGCCCGGCTCGGCGATGGCTCGACGTGGATGAGCTGGATCTCCTTAGACGACCTCACCGACATCTACGTGCGCGCGCTTGTTGACGCCTCCTTCACCGGCCCCCTCAACGCCACCGCGCCCCACCCCGTGACCAGCGCCGAGTTCTCCGCTGCGCTGACCCGCCTGCTCCATCGCCCCGATGTGCTCTCCGTTCCCGCGTTCGGCCCCGCGGCGCTGCTCGGCCGGGAAGGCGCGGCGGAGCTCGCCTTTGCTAGCCAAAACGTCGTGCCCGACGAGCTCGGTGCCCGCGGCGTCCGTTTCCGCTACCCCGCCCTGGAATCCGCCCTTGCCCACGAGCTCGGGCGGGAGCGCCTTGTAGACCCTTCGCGGGTCGCCCCGTAA
- a CDS encoding YbjN domain-containing protein, whose translation METDVVPVDAAAVARVLAEERLEHRVEGEVVRTGFANAAIAFAIDQDYLVCEALWRGVIPAADVGQVLYACNEYNQSAFAPTLKFFDHADQQPASTLGISASRVLDVTCGASVNQLGAFVVSTLDAILSAFDYLAATFPAAVTWQEPHDEH comes from the coding sequence GTGGAAACAGATGTCGTGCCCGTCGACGCCGCCGCCGTCGCACGGGTGCTTGCGGAGGAAAGGCTCGAACACCGCGTCGAGGGCGAGGTGGTGCGCACCGGCTTTGCCAACGCAGCCATCGCTTTCGCCATCGATCAGGATTACCTCGTCTGCGAGGCGCTGTGGCGCGGGGTGATCCCCGCCGCCGACGTGGGGCAGGTGCTTTATGCGTGCAACGAGTACAACCAGTCTGCCTTCGCCCCGACGCTGAAGTTTTTCGATCACGCAGACCAGCAGCCCGCATCCACGCTCGGGATCAGCGCATCGAGGGTCCTCGATGTGACCTGTGGTGCGTCGGTGAACCAGCTTGGCGCCTTCGTCGTGAGCACACTTGACGCAATCTTAAGCGCCTTCGACTACCTCGCCGCGACCTTTCCCGCGGCCGTGACCTGGCAGGAGCCCCACGATGAGCACTGA
- a CDS encoding YbjN domain-containing protein, protein MSTDIVTAERVASTLGSHGIEATTDASGRGVHATVGDVEVMLVILDSVLIARTASVTEVSSGTPDPKLYLAANQVNAAYPHARCIVVNREENITLRTEAELPIAAGLDGAQLDSALTRAINAVTHAQDMLKAVSEQFGA, encoded by the coding sequence ATGAGCACTGATATCGTCACCGCCGAGCGCGTCGCTTCAACGCTGGGCTCCCACGGGATCGAGGCAACCACCGACGCCTCCGGGCGCGGGGTGCACGCCACAGTGGGAGATGTTGAGGTAATGCTGGTCATCCTAGACTCCGTGCTTATCGCGCGCACGGCGTCGGTGACCGAGGTTTCCTCCGGCACACCGGATCCGAAGCTCTACCTCGCGGCGAACCAGGTCAACGCCGCCTACCCGCACGCGCGCTGCATCGTGGTCAACCGCGAGGAGAACATCACGCTGCGCACCGAAGCAGAGCTGCCCATCGCCGCCGGGCTTGACGGCGCCCAACTCGACAGCGCGCTTACCCGCGCCATAAATGCCGTGACCCACGCCCAGGACATGCTTAAGGCCGTGTCGGAACAGTTCGGAGCCTGA
- a CDS encoding LGFP repeat-containing protein gives MTVATAAADVFHGYWIGGRIEETYHRLGGWGRFGDATTPESVAAWNGRFQVFQHDASIYWHPNVDGGTAHQVGGRIRDKWGDLGWENAALGYPVTDELQTPDGVGRFNHFQGGSVYWSPNTDAPDLGRDPG, from the coding sequence TTGACCGTTGCCACGGCTGCGGCGGACGTGTTCCACGGATACTGGATCGGCGGGAGAATCGAGGAAACCTACCACCGCCTCGGCGGGTGGGGCAGGTTCGGGGATGCCACTACGCCTGAAAGTGTGGCTGCGTGGAACGGCCGCTTCCAGGTCTTCCAACACGACGCCTCCATCTACTGGCACCCGAACGTCGATGGCGGCACCGCCCACCAGGTGGGCGGTCGCATCCGTGACAAATGGGGCGATCTCGGCTGGGAAAACGCTGCCCTGGGCTACCCCGTAACTGATGAGTTGCAAACACCTGACGGTGTGGGCCGGTTCAACCACTTCCAGGGCGGGTCGGTTTACTGGTCGCCGAACACTGACGCACCAGATCTGGGGCGGGATCCGGGATAA
- a CDS encoding LGFP repeat-containing protein — protein MSCKHLTVWAGSTTSRAGRFTGRRTLTHQIWGGIRDKWAAQGWETGPLGYPTTDERTTPDGKGKYNHFEGGSIYYSPAGGVRTVSGKIRDFWAKAGWEKSSFGFPSSDAYTAGGGVKQNFIGGAIQAFEPTGVALEKFDNKAYSSYRQVYPLFAKEDFPRWHAAGAHRELIQNMDTYFPLTGCPKEASG, from the coding sequence ATGAGTTGCAAACACCTGACGGTGTGGGCCGGTTCAACCACTTCCAGGGCGGGTCGGTTTACTGGTCGCCGAACACTGACGCACCAGATCTGGGGCGGGATCCGGGATAAGTGGGCGGCGCAAGGATGGGAGACCGGCCCGTTGGGCTATCCCACCACTGATGAGCGCACCACCCCGGACGGGAAGGGCAAGTACAACCATTTCGAAGGCGGGTCGATCTACTACTCGCCTGCAGGTGGGGTGCGCACTGTGAGCGGGAAGATTCGTGACTTTTGGGCCAAAGCCGGCTGGGAGAAAAGCTCCTTCGGGTTCCCGTCGTCGGATGCCTACACTGCCGGGGGCGGGGTGAAACAGAATTTCATCGGTGGTGCCATCCAAGCGTTTGAGCCCACCGGTGTAGCCCTGGAAAAGTTTGATAACAAGGCCTACTCCAGCTATCGGCAGGTCTACCCCCTTTTCGCGAAAGAAGACTTTCCTCGCTGGCACGCCGCGGGCGCACACCGCGAACTGATCCAGAACATGGACACCTACTTCCCGTTGACCGGGTGCCCGAAAGAGGCCAGTGGCTAA
- a CDS encoding SMI1/KNR4 family protein, with translation MTFSKFFSEPAEPADDARLAEIEHAIGRALPDDYRALIKETGGGTLKLDKCVMPGLPEGVGGLATDDIFGNGSTSTGRALDLATDATYLMEEWEIPAEVLLFATTEDGMHNCFVINYDHPDYPTGAVLHLNTDPGGTMTQVADSVTDFFTKLEPYNRDDEEDSPSAGQEGMGIKGVWHGKLSDDLTRAIAATPTPDMEYLLRKAAAPLANSFNLNMMHNSNEGRRFQDLLYWVAQHVQPHPDPLTYMGLSTTILTPNMYTLIGRSFLADGQKYGFIWNQPTVEWWWKIRVEYNIMTETPAGYIIDEDYINTIIDNLREEDPITEV, from the coding sequence ATGACCTTTTCCAAATTCTTTTCTGAACCCGCTGAACCGGCTGACGATGCCCGCCTCGCCGAGATCGAGCATGCCATCGGCCGGGCACTACCCGACGACTACCGGGCCTTGATCAAAGAAACCGGCGGCGGCACCCTCAAACTCGACAAGTGCGTCATGCCGGGCCTCCCCGAAGGGGTCGGAGGCCTGGCAACCGACGACATCTTCGGCAACGGCAGCACAAGTACTGGCCGCGCCCTCGATCTGGCGACAGACGCCACCTACCTCATGGAGGAATGGGAAATCCCCGCAGAAGTCCTCCTGTTCGCCACCACCGAAGACGGCATGCACAACTGCTTCGTCATCAACTACGACCACCCCGACTACCCCACAGGAGCCGTACTCCATCTCAACACCGACCCCGGTGGAACAATGACACAGGTCGCCGACTCCGTCACCGACTTTTTCACCAAACTCGAACCCTACAACCGAGATGACGAAGAAGACTCCCCAAGCGCAGGCCAAGAGGGGATGGGAATCAAAGGCGTGTGGCACGGAAAGCTTTCCGACGACCTCACCCGCGCCATCGCCGCAACCCCCACCCCCGACATGGAATACCTACTGCGTAAAGCAGCCGCACCCCTGGCAAATTCTTTCAACCTCAACATGATGCATAACAGTAACGAGGGGAGGCGATTTCAAGACCTTCTTTACTGGGTGGCGCAACACGTCCAACCGCACCCAGATCCGCTGACCTACATGGGACTAAGCACCACCATTCTCACCCCTAACATGTACACGTTGATCGGTAGATCCTTCCTCGCCGACGGTCAGAAATATGGCTTCATTTGGAACCAGCCCACCGTCGAATGGTGGTGGAAAATACGAGTCGAATACAACATCATGACCGAAACCCCCGCCGGCTACATCATCGACGAGGACTACATCAACACCATCATCGACAACCTCCGCGAAGAAGACCCCATAACCGAGGTCTAA
- a CDS encoding helix-turn-helix domain-containing protein → MLTDGQVAQARQWVADGVLKAEVARRLGIGPSTLYTYLAEGAEQDSR, encoded by the coding sequence GTGCTCACCGACGGCCAAGTTGCGCAGGCGCGGCAGTGGGTGGCCGATGGTGTACTCAAGGCAGAGGTGGCACGCCGACTCGGGATCGGGCCGAGCACCTTGTACACATATCTAGCGGAGGGGGCTGAACAGGATTCGCGTTAG
- a CDS encoding recombinase family protein produces the protein MEQNLDRQLEQLQAAGALQIDQEKISGSTRHRPQLEEVLRYLREGDLLIVTNMDRLARSLVDPHTIEEDLVGRGVSVRFLRAGQTYSAKADPIAKLMLGLMGSVAEFERSIINGAPG, from the coding sequence TTGGAGCAGAATCTGGACCGCCAGCTTGAGCAGCTTCAGGCGGCCGGGGCGTTACAGATTGATCAGGAGAAAATCAGCGGCTCGACCCGGCACCGTCCCCAGCTGGAGGAGGTACTGCGGTATCTACGTGAGGGGGATCTGCTCATCGTCACGAACATGGACCGCCTCGCCCGCTCATTGGTCGACCCGCACACGATTGAAGAGGACCTCGTGGGGCGCGGCGTCTCGGTGAGGTTCCTTCGCGCGGGGCAGACCTATTCGGCGAAGGCTGACCCGATCGCCAAGCTCATGCTGGGGTTGATGGGTTCTGTGGCAGAGTTCGAGCGCTCTATTATTAATGGAGCGCCAGGCTGA
- a CDS encoding YbjN domain-containing protein codes for MDFPRVTQEVVVGALSNLGVEAGVDEEGVLGAEFPAAVAQFYVDENFLTIHTTWNRSIAPAHQEEALEIINMLNRQIPTGKVAPIVVEGAPTIDVREHFLTAHGASEHQLCMMLDAYFQIAFMVFDDFEQRGFAQNAQV; via the coding sequence ATGGATTTTCCGCGGGTTACGCAAGAGGTTGTGGTGGGCGCGCTGAGCAACCTCGGCGTTGAGGCAGGCGTCGATGAGGAAGGAGTGTTGGGGGCGGAGTTTCCCGCTGCGGTGGCCCAGTTCTACGTGGACGAGAACTTCCTCACCATCCACACCACGTGGAACCGGTCGATCGCTCCGGCGCACCAGGAGGAAGCCCTCGAGATAATCAACATGCTCAACCGCCAGATCCCCACCGGGAAGGTCGCCCCGATTGTGGTCGAGGGCGCGCCGACGATCGACGTGCGGGAGCACTTCCTGACAGCGCACGGTGCGAGCGAACACCAGCTGTGCATGATGCTGGATGCCTACTTCCAGATCGCGTTTATGGTCTTTGATGACTTCGAGCAGCGCGGTTTCGCGCAGAATGCGCAGGTGTAG
- a CDS encoding ATP-binding cassette domain-containing protein: MAIIELSGISKSYGAFDALRGIDLSIEEASVTCVLGDNGAGKSTLIKILSGVHEPTSGQLLFDASPVTFSSPRDAIAHGIATVHQSLAIVEPLSVWRNFFLGDELSGRFGVLRQAEMRSVCAEALREMGIVIPDVDVEAGNLSGGQRQVLSIARAIHFGARVVILDEPTAALGVKQSGMVLRFVAAARERGVAVVLVTHNPHHAYLVGDRFTIVKLGRQELVADREEITLEELTRQMAGGEELEALSHELGR; this comes from the coding sequence GTGGCAATCATCGAGCTATCCGGCATTTCCAAGTCCTACGGCGCCTTCGACGCGCTGCGCGGTATCGACCTTTCCATCGAGGAGGCCTCGGTGACCTGCGTGCTCGGCGACAACGGCGCAGGCAAATCGACTCTCATCAAAATTCTCTCGGGCGTGCATGAACCCACCTCGGGGCAGCTGCTTTTCGACGCCTCCCCCGTCACCTTTTCCTCACCCCGCGACGCCATCGCCCACGGCATCGCCACGGTGCACCAGAGCCTGGCCATCGTGGAACCTTTAAGCGTGTGGCGCAACTTCTTCCTCGGCGACGAGCTATCGGGCCGCTTCGGCGTGCTCCGGCAGGCGGAGATGCGCTCGGTGTGCGCGGAGGCGCTGCGTGAGATGGGCATCGTGATTCCCGATGTCGACGTCGAGGCCGGCAACCTGTCCGGCGGGCAGCGCCAGGTGCTCTCTATTGCCCGCGCGATCCACTTCGGCGCCCGCGTGGTCATCCTCGACGAGCCGACGGCCGCGCTGGGGGTGAAGCAGTCGGGCATGGTGCTGCGGTTTGTCGCCGCCGCCCGCGAGCGCGGGGTGGCGGTGGTGCTGGTCACCCACAACCCGCACCACGCCTACCTGGTGGGGGATCGGTTCACCATTGTGAAGCTGGGGCGCCAGGAGCTCGTCGCCGACCGCGAGGAGATTACGCTGGAGGAGTTGACCCGGCAGATGGCGGGCGGTGAGGAGCTCGAGGCGTTAAGCCACGAGCTGGGGCGGTAG
- a CDS encoding ABC transporter permease, whose product MSGAEDRLRPRGGLAQLIRRPEAASLLGLVIVFAVFMAVAPAFRSLDAVATTLYASSTLGIVALAVGLLMIGGEFDLSSGVAVTTAALAATMLNYNLHLNSWVGALISLAIALAIGALNGILVTRTGIDSFLITLAAFLMLQGINLAVTKLVTGQVATPSIADMEGFASARAVFASSFEVGGVSIKITVVWWILFVAVASFVLFRTTFGNWVFAVGGDEDAARAAGVPVARVKIILFMTVAFAAWFVGMHTLFAFDSIQAGQGVGNEFLYIIAAVIGGCAMKGGRGTAIGTAIGALIFGMTNQGIVYAGWNPDWFKLFLGAMLLTAVLANTGAAKYAQNT is encoded by the coding sequence ATGAGCGGCGCAGAAGACCGCCTGCGGCCCCGCGGTGGCCTCGCGCAGCTGATACGCCGCCCTGAGGCGGCGAGCCTGCTTGGCCTCGTCATCGTGTTTGCGGTGTTCATGGCGGTGGCCCCGGCGTTCCGCTCGCTCGACGCGGTGGCCACGACGCTGTATGCCAGCTCAACGCTTGGGATTGTGGCTCTCGCCGTGGGCCTGCTCATGATCGGCGGGGAATTCGACCTCTCCAGCGGCGTAGCCGTGACCACGGCGGCACTCGCCGCGACGATGCTCAACTACAACCTGCACCTGAACTCCTGGGTGGGTGCGCTCATCTCGCTTGCCATCGCGCTGGCCATCGGGGCGCTCAACGGGATCCTGGTTACGCGCACAGGGATAGACAGCTTCCTCATCACGCTGGCGGCCTTCCTCATGCTCCAGGGCATCAACCTTGCGGTGACGAAGCTGGTGACCGGGCAGGTGGCCACGCCGAGCATCGCGGACATGGAGGGCTTTGCCTCGGCGCGCGCGGTGTTCGCCAGTTCTTTTGAAGTCGGCGGGGTGAGCATCAAGATCACCGTCGTGTGGTGGATCCTCTTTGTCGCCGTCGCGTCCTTCGTGCTGTTCCGCACGACGTTTGGCAATTGGGTCTTCGCCGTCGGCGGCGATGAGGACGCCGCGCGCGCCGCGGGTGTGCCGGTGGCGCGGGTGAAGATCATTCTATTTATGACGGTTGCCTTCGCCGCCTGGTTCGTCGGCATGCACACGCTCTTCGCCTTCGACTCCATCCAGGCGGGCCAGGGAGTGGGTAACGAGTTTCTCTACATCATCGCCGCGGTTATCGGTGGGTGTGCGATGAAGGGCGGGCGCGGCACGGCGATCGGCACCGCGATCGGCGCGCTGATCTTCGGCATGACCAACCAGGGCATCGTGTATGCGGGCTGGAACCCGGACTGGTTCAAGCTGTTCCTGGGCGCCATGCTGCTTACCGCGGTGCTAGCGAACACGGGCGCGGCGAAGTACGCGCAGAACACGTAG
- a CDS encoding substrate-binding domain-containing protein, translated as MTSLSKAIAGCLALSAALAAAACSSTGGAPRPTEDDATAGGVDTPRYVVAMVTHGAPGDTFWDLVRKGAEDAAAKDNIELRYSSDPQAPNQANLVRTAIDSRVDGIAVTLPNAEAIGPAAGDAVAAGIPTVGLNAGMGDYAKYGMSGYFGQDEGIAGEAAGKRLKDEGAQHVMCVIHEQGNSSQEERCAGVDKGLGGKVEILYVNGQDLVSAQSTMQAKLSQDKGIDTVFALQAPVAMRAIDAVKDAGSGAKIATFDTNAELVGAIADGRIKWAVDQQPYLQGYLAVDALWLDKRNGATLGGGQPVLTGPSFVDASNVDKVAEAAKAGMR; from the coding sequence GTGACTTCTTTATCAAAGGCCATTGCTGGCTGCCTCGCCTTGTCAGCCGCTCTTGCTGCCGCCGCGTGCTCGTCGACAGGCGGTGCACCCCGGCCAACCGAAGACGACGCTACCGCCGGCGGGGTGGACACCCCGCGCTATGTCGTGGCCATGGTGACACACGGCGCCCCCGGCGACACGTTCTGGGACCTCGTGCGCAAGGGTGCGGAGGACGCAGCGGCCAAGGACAACATCGAGCTGCGCTATTCTTCCGACCCGCAGGCACCCAACCAGGCGAACCTCGTGCGCACCGCGATCGATTCGCGCGTCGACGGCATCGCGGTGACCCTGCCCAACGCCGAGGCCATCGGGCCCGCCGCAGGGGACGCTGTAGCAGCGGGAATCCCCACCGTGGGCCTAAATGCGGGCATGGGGGACTACGCAAAGTACGGCATGAGCGGATACTTCGGCCAGGACGAGGGGATTGCCGGCGAGGCCGCGGGTAAGCGCCTCAAGGACGAGGGTGCACAGCACGTTATGTGCGTCATCCACGAGCAAGGCAACTCCTCGCAGGAGGAGCGTTGCGCGGGCGTCGATAAGGGGCTCGGCGGTAAGGTCGAGATCCTCTACGTCAACGGCCAGGATCTTGTCTCTGCGCAGTCGACGATGCAGGCGAAGCTGTCGCAGGACAAGGGCATCGACACAGTCTTCGCGCTGCAGGCGCCCGTGGCGATGCGCGCGATCGATGCGGTCAAGGACGCGGGATCGGGCGCGAAGATCGCGACGTTTGACACCAACGCCGAGCTCGTTGGGGCGATTGCCGACGGCCGTATCAAGTGGGCCGTCGACCAGCAGCCCTACCTGCAGGGCTACCTCGCCGTTGACGCGCTGTGGCTGGACAAGCGCAACGGCGCCACGCTAGGCGGCGGCCAGCCGGTGCTCACTGGGCCGAGCTTCGTGGATGCCTCGAACGTGGATAAGGTCGCCGAGGCCGCGAAGGCGGGCATGCGATGA
- a CDS encoding PPK2 family polyphosphate kinase: MAKVTVEEARQLAVGEGFSIADVDPASTPGLPGGNVDDAFGTFDDELSELQEMLYANGRAGTTTGSILLVLQGMDTSGKGGIIRHVVSETMDMQGVHLKAFGAPTEEERNHDFLWRFGPHLPEPGMISVFDRSYYEDVLVQRVKQMAPPEEIERRYGAIVDFERSLSERGVRIIKVMPHISREFQAENLKERILNPEKHWKYNPGDIEDRALWTQFMSAYEIAMKRTSTEFAPWYCVPSDDKDYCRTVVKTLLYRALSSLDLTWPPADFDPEVELERLERS, from the coding sequence ATGGCAAAGGTGACCGTAGAGGAGGCCCGCCAGCTCGCGGTGGGCGAGGGGTTTAGCATCGCGGACGTCGACCCGGCCTCGACGCCGGGGCTGCCGGGCGGCAACGTCGACGACGCCTTTGGCACCTTTGACGACGAGCTCTCCGAGCTCCAAGAGATGCTCTACGCCAACGGCCGCGCCGGCACCACGACAGGCTCGATCCTGCTTGTCCTCCAGGGCATGGACACCTCCGGCAAGGGCGGGATCATCCGCCACGTCGTCAGCGAGACGATGGACATGCAGGGGGTGCACCTCAAGGCGTTCGGCGCGCCGACGGAGGAGGAGCGCAACCACGATTTCCTCTGGCGCTTTGGCCCCCACCTGCCCGAGCCCGGGATGATTTCGGTGTTCGACCGCTCCTACTACGAAGACGTCTTGGTCCAGCGGGTCAAGCAGATGGCACCGCCGGAGGAGATTGAGCGGCGCTACGGTGCGATCGTGGACTTCGAGCGCTCGCTCAGCGAGCGGGGAGTGCGCATCATCAAGGTCATGCCGCATATCTCGCGGGAGTTCCAGGCGGAGAACCTCAAAGAGCGCATCCTCAATCCGGAAAAGCACTGGAAGTACAACCCGGGCGACATCGAGGACCGGGCGCTGTGGACGCAGTTCATGTCGGCCTACGAGATCGCCATGAAGCGCACCTCCACCGAGTTCGCGCCGTGGTACTGCGTCCCCTCGGACGACAAGGATTACTGCCGCACGGTGGTCAAGACGCTGCTTTACCGCGCCTTGTCCTCCCTCGATCTCACCTGGCCGCCCGCCGATTTCGACCCCGAGGTCGAGCTGGAGCGACTGGAGCGCTCTTAA
- the nusB gene encoding transcription antitermination factor NusB: MAHHKQYGARYKARRRAVDILFEAETRDLDPVGVVEERAELSANPANEVAPVAEYTRVIVGGVAEKLDDIDDAIERFLSADWALDRLPAVDRQILRVGAWEILFNNDIDAPVAISNALAMAEEYAGSAAPPYIHAVLDDIVHAADPAAPAIEETGDVPGEELE; this comes from the coding sequence ATGGCCCACCACAAGCAGTACGGGGCGCGCTACAAGGCCCGACGGCGCGCCGTGGATATTCTCTTCGAGGCGGAAACGCGCGACCTTGATCCGGTCGGCGTGGTCGAGGAGCGCGCGGAGTTGTCCGCGAACCCCGCCAACGAGGTCGCCCCGGTAGCCGAATACACCCGTGTCATCGTCGGCGGGGTGGCGGAGAAGCTTGACGATATCGACGATGCGATCGAGCGTTTCCTGTCTGCAGACTGGGCTCTCGACCGTCTGCCTGCAGTCGACCGACAGATCCTGCGCGTCGGCGCGTGGGAGATCTTGTTTAACAACGACATCGACGCACCCGTAGCCATCTCGAACGCTCTCGCCATGGCGGAGGAGTATGCGGGTAGCGCCGCCCCGCCCTACATCCATGCCGTGCTCGACGACATCGTGCACGCGGCCGACCCGGCGGCGCCGGCCATCGAGGAGACCGGTGATGTGCCGGGGGAGGAGCTGGAGTGA
- the efp gene encoding elongation factor P — MATTADFKNGLVLKVDNKLQQIIEFQHVKPGKGPAFVRTKLKDVVTGKVVDKTWNAGVKVETATVDRRDMTYLYNDGTNYVVMDDKTFEQFELPAEKFGDAARFLLENMKVQVSFHEGEALFAELPISVDLAIEHTEPGLQGDRSTGGTKPATLETGAEIQVPLFLETGNVVKVDTRTGEYLSRVNQ, encoded by the coding sequence GTGGCAACTACCGCCGATTTCAAAAACGGCCTCGTGCTCAAGGTTGACAACAAGCTGCAGCAGATCATCGAGTTCCAGCACGTCAAGCCCGGCAAGGGCCCTGCGTTCGTGCGCACCAAGCTCAAGGACGTCGTCACCGGCAAGGTCGTGGATAAGACGTGGAACGCCGGCGTGAAGGTCGAGACCGCGACGGTAGACCGCCGCGACATGACCTACCTGTATAACGACGGTACGAACTACGTGGTGATGGACGATAAGACCTTCGAGCAGTTCGAGCTGCCCGCGGAGAAGTTCGGCGATGCGGCGCGCTTCCTCCTGGAGAACATGAAGGTGCAGGTCTCTTTCCACGAGGGTGAGGCTCTGTTTGCGGAGCTTCCCATCTCGGTGGATCTCGCCATCGAGCACACCGAGCCGGGCCTGCAGGGCGATCGTTCCACCGGCGGTACAAAGCCCGCCACGCTCGAGACCGGCGCCGAGATCCAGGTCCCGCTCTTCCTCGAGACGGGCAACGTGGTCAAGGTGGACACCCGCACGGGGGAGTACCTCTCCCGCGTGAACCAGTAA